The segment TTTCGTCCACAACACATAGTCGTGGGGGAATATGTAGGATTTACTCTCTTAGTTGCCGTTAGTTTGCTGGGATTCTTCGGGGGTTTAGTTATTTCACCTGTTTGGATTGGTCTATTAGGTTTTCTACCAATAATAATTGGAATTAACCAGTTATTAACTCGGGAGGAAGAAAATAATGTTCCAAAGATGTTGACTCAATCTAAACAACGAGTCGAACGTAAATCTCTGATCAAAACCTTAAAAGATCCTCAAACTTATAGAGTTTCTGCGGTTACGATCGCAAATGGTGGTAATAACATCGGTATTTATTTACCCTTATTTGCCAGTAGCACACTACCCCGCTTAAGCATAATTTTAATTATCTGTTATCTAACCGTGGGGTTATGGTGTTTCCTTTCTTATAATCTCATCAATCGACGCGCGTTTACCGTATTTATATCTCGTTATGCAAGAAAAGTCTTTCCTTTTGTGTTGATTTGGATCGGACTTTCGATAGTGATGGAGAATCAATCCTATCAGCTTTTAGCAAATTTGCTTCCTTAAGATGACATGGTCAGTTTTTTAGTCTTTGGTATTCTAGCTTTTGCTATAGTTCTCTTTATCAC is part of the Gloeocapsa sp. PCC 73106 genome and harbors:
- a CDS encoding cadmium resistance transporter, yielding MSWLVSAVMTGIAAAIATTFDDNIYLTIFFSRINRHFRPQHIVVGEYVGFTLLVAVSLLGFFGGLVISPVWIGLLGFLPIIIGINQLLTREEENNVPKMLTQSKQRVERKSLIKTLKDPQTYRVSAVTIANGGNNIGIYLPLFASSTLPRLSIILIICYLTVGLWCFLSYNLINRRAFTVFISRYARKVFPFVLIWIGLSIVMENQSYQLLANLLP